A window of bacterium contains these coding sequences:
- a CDS encoding Gfo/Idh/MocA family oxidoreductase, producing MNVALIGLKGHYGTVLEGLKETGSRLVAVCDDNPEVLAGVPKWPTADAETKTYTDYRELLDREQVDVVGESGVDSQRGEIIRACAERGVHVLAEKPLAFDLEELAAVRQAAVQGGIQVSMLLTMRFEPAYRLLRQCVQEGLIGDICQGAMQKSYRLGNRPAWQRDRRTFSGIIPFIGIHALDLISWTSGRQFVRGAAFCANTGHPEIRDLEDNACLALELDNGASAGARLDYCRPAAAPTHGDDRLRLAGNKGVIESLAAGTQVTLITADEGPRELPLPPAGRQFANFVKSIQGDEACEVPADDCFRMTEVVLKLREAARTHQVVQL from the coding sequence GTGAATGTGGCGCTGATTGGCCTGAAGGGCCACTATGGGACGGTCCTCGAGGGGCTCAAGGAGACGGGCAGCCGTCTGGTGGCCGTCTGCGACGACAACCCGGAGGTGCTGGCCGGGGTCCCCAAGTGGCCCACTGCCGACGCCGAGACGAAGACCTACACGGACTACCGCGAGTTGCTCGACCGCGAGCAGGTGGACGTCGTGGGCGAGTCGGGCGTGGACAGCCAGCGCGGCGAGATCATCCGAGCGTGCGCCGAGCGCGGCGTGCATGTCCTGGCCGAGAAGCCCCTGGCCTTCGACCTGGAGGAACTGGCGGCCGTGCGGCAGGCCGCGGTGCAGGGCGGCATCCAGGTGAGCATGTTGCTCACCATGCGCTTCGAGCCGGCTTACCGGCTGCTGCGGCAGTGCGTGCAGGAGGGGCTGATCGGCGACATCTGCCAGGGCGCGATGCAGAAGTCATACCGCCTGGGCAATCGCCCCGCCTGGCAGCGCGACCGGCGCACCTTCAGCGGCATCATCCCCTTCATCGGGATCCACGCGCTGGACTTGATCTCCTGGACGTCGGGCCGACAGTTCGTGCGCGGGGCGGCCTTCTGCGCCAACACGGGGCACCCGGAGATCCGGGACCTGGAGGACAACGCCTGCCTGGCGCTGGAGCTGGACAACGGGGCCTCGGCCGGCGCCCGGCTGGACTACTGCCGCCCGGCGGCCGCGCCGACCCACGGCGACGACCGCCTGCGCCTGGCCGGCAACAAGGGGGTCATCGAGTCCCTGGCCGCCGGAACGCAGGTGACGCTGATCACTGCGGACGAGGGCCCGCGCGAGCTGCCCTTGCCCCCGGCGGGCCGCCAGTTCGCCAACTTCGTCAAGTCCATCCAGGGCGACGAGGCCTGTGAGGTCCCGGCCGACGACTGTTTCCGCATGACCGAGGTCGTGCTCAAGCTGCGTGAAGCAGCCCGCACACACCAGGTCGTCCAGTTGTGA
- the yajC gene encoding preprotein translocase subunit YajC, producing the protein MEHTTNLKDLLPLIIFMVAMFVLFYYMIIMPAKRNQKRHQDLVTSIKEGDEIITAGGIYGKIVKLRDDWVEVEVAPNVRMKFDRRAIRRRAEEKG; encoded by the coding sequence GTGGAGCATACCACCAACCTGAAGGACCTGCTGCCACTCATCATCTTCATGGTGGCCATGTTTGTGCTGTTCTACTACATGATCATCATGCCCGCCAAGCGCAACCAGAAGCGCCACCAGGACCTCGTGACCTCCATCAAGGAGGGGGATGAGATCATCACCGCCGGCGGCATCTACGGCAAGATCGTCAAGCTGCGCGACGACTGGGTAGAGGTCGAGGTGGCGCCGAACGTGCGGATGAAGTTCGACCGCCGCGCCATTCGCCGCCGGGCCGAGGAGAAGGGGTAG
- a CDS encoding DUF4446 family protein has product MSGLLMWVPLAVSLIALAAAGLALWQAKQAKALATPTPEMQRLEAHLAEPAGQQLLAQLLSQVQAQEGRLRELESAREQIRNQLRGAVQRVGLKRFNSEEGVGGNLSFALALLDARNHGMMITSMYSLQSCRVFLRGIVSGKAEMPLTEEEQEALEMALKG; this is encoded by the coding sequence ATGTCGGGACTGCTGATGTGGGTGCCGCTAGCCGTCTCGCTCATCGCCCTGGCTGCCGCCGGGCTGGCGCTGTGGCAGGCCAAGCAGGCCAAGGCCCTGGCTACCCCCACCCCGGAGATGCAGCGCCTGGAGGCGCACCTGGCTGAACCCGCGGGGCAGCAATTGCTGGCCCAACTGCTCTCCCAGGTGCAGGCACAGGAGGGGCGGCTGCGCGAGCTGGAGTCAGCCCGCGAGCAGATTCGCAACCAGCTACGCGGGGCCGTCCAGCGCGTCGGGCTCAAGCGCTTCAACTCCGAGGAGGGCGTCGGCGGCAACCTCAGCTTCGCCCTGGCCCTGCTCGACGCCCGCAACCACGGGATGATGATTACCTCGATGTACAGCCTGCAGTCCTGCCGTGTCTTCCTGCGGGGGATCGTCAGCGGCAAGGCCGAGATGCCGCTGACCGAAGAGGAGCAAGAGGCGCTGGAGATGGCGCTGAAGGGCTAG
- a CDS encoding DUF1284 domain-containing protein, with translation MADTITLRGEHLINLYRYAHEHNYRLMFGVRQGYTPEFAERHDELLQRIVDHPQQPVRVVMGCDDLCLKVPCPKRSDECEAVDLLAKDRATAQAFGVELDVTYSAEELLRALDRMPPDKAPR, from the coding sequence ATGGCAGACACGATCACGCTGCGCGGCGAGCATCTCATCAACCTGTACCGGTATGCCCACGAGCACAACTACCGGCTGATGTTCGGCGTCCGGCAGGGCTACACGCCCGAGTTCGCCGAGCGCCACGACGAGCTGCTCCAGCGCATCGTGGACCACCCCCAGCAGCCCGTGCGCGTGGTCATGGGTTGTGATGACCTGTGCCTGAAGGTCCCCTGCCCGAAGCGCTCGGACGAGTGCGAGGCCGTGGACCTGCTGGCCAAGGACCGCGCCACGGCCCAGGCCTTCGGGGTGGAGCTGGACGTCACCTATAGCGCCGAGGAGCTGCTGCGCGCCCTGGACCGCATGCCGCCGGACAAGGCGCCGCGGTAG
- a CDS encoding carbon-nitrogen hydrolase family protein, translating to MARFIRVTTVAYQGVEQGADFHARTRDKMADYLEQAALAKPDLVVFPETFNMGGIPWEQWPENAEAIPGPLTDRAAEIAARHKMVVCVPLLERDGDTLYNTACFLDREGQILGKYHKFQPTIGEMEAGIVPGTDAPTFDTDFGKLGAAICFDLKFVEVGQRLAAHEARVVCFVSAFIGGERLLHWARDFGFYIVSSCSARSYIVDMAGRFLGSSGWEDNQVRAGLLPPLLSTVINADRMLFHLDYNQNKFPEILKKYGPGVEIENHYPEAHFTLASLMDEVTVEDIVAEFELETWTQYLARARRERERYLKQAGL from the coding sequence ATGGCCCGCTTCATCCGCGTCACCACCGTCGCCTACCAGGGCGTCGAGCAGGGGGCGGATTTCCATGCCCGCACCCGCGACAAGATGGCCGACTACCTGGAGCAGGCCGCGTTGGCCAAACCCGACCTGGTGGTCTTCCCCGAGACCTTCAACATGGGCGGCATCCCGTGGGAACAGTGGCCCGAGAACGCCGAGGCCATTCCCGGGCCGCTGACCGACCGGGCCGCTGAGATCGCCGCCAGGCACAAGATGGTTGTCTGCGTGCCACTGCTGGAGCGCGATGGCGATACGCTCTACAACACCGCCTGCTTCCTGGACCGCGAGGGACAGATTCTGGGCAAGTACCACAAGTTCCAGCCGACCATCGGCGAGATGGAGGCGGGGATTGTGCCGGGGACCGACGCCCCGACCTTCGACACCGACTTCGGCAAGCTCGGCGCCGCCATCTGCTTCGACCTCAAGTTCGTCGAGGTCGGCCAGCGGCTCGCGGCCCACGAAGCGCGCGTTGTGTGCTTCGTGTCGGCCTTCATCGGCGGGGAGCGGCTGCTGCACTGGGCGCGGGACTTCGGCTTCTACATCGTGTCGAGTTGCTCAGCGCGTAGCTACATCGTGGACATGGCCGGCCGCTTCCTGGGCAGCTCCGGCTGGGAAGACAACCAGGTCCGCGCCGGGCTGCTGCCGCCACTGCTCTCGACGGTCATCAACGCCGACCGGATGCTCTTCCACCTGGACTACAACCAGAACAAGTTCCCGGAGATTCTCAAGAAGTACGGGCCGGGCGTCGAGATCGAGAACCACTACCCCGAGGCCCACTTCACGCTGGCTTCCCTGATGGATGAGGTCACGGTGGAGGACATCGTGGCGGAGTTCGAGCTGGAGACCTGGACCCAGTACCTGGCCCGCGCGCGCCGGGAGCGGGAGCGGTATCTCAAGCAGGCGGGGCTGTAG
- a CDS encoding beta-galactosidase — MRMLTVCTILLALPAALFAACTVQQQTVGGEPVVVLDNDLVRVTVAPMRGGQISDIVLKATGKHLCAEETGLFVDRVWNYDDPQIYQQWEKLPYEFKLKGGGTDAAVELTRRGNGDVAGRMIVHKTFSLTDGSAAIRADYRFEIAQEAMTPMRIGMWFHGRPGVRGEKNTFVLPSDGKIQEIAYGAGAKGEYWWYQPERGWLAARGESGDGLAICMEYKRLMLFYQWLHDAMPGLEWAFRSFDIQNGESLDTTVWLVPFQGLPNVTGAAPEVVGALEIAPQVAADAKEVPFKVTLSGSGPAECTLRTYIKGPDGQESKRTESQLTLKPLPTFSASTDTFVKPAGPGTYVVRAVVEIGGKSVLEFERPCIVRQATGQYALQPLEQRLGREGEKFGDKMATAGNAPPDLKLSGEIVTPHTPWARPYARGKTRALIINSYLTGRETIELAQRLDLDYVAPTVGSSYELGYTIGLLPREINLKQSQGYVRAALKQDYDVILIGGLTGAFFDQELLDAIFAKVRNGTGLVWVQPNKLPAEAEALLPLTQFKPTNLPQLTWKKTADHALTAGLPWEALPQTGCSAYKANGELLALAGDRPLLAVREEGKGRIVGLGYNTSWQGPGSYSNGITPWVRNATQQFPYWDYHYGLLARAMLWAARREPELRVKEVSGQLPGDPISSSTEGVIGVTVDNPGPARQVEAWVGIRDEFGQVEAQSTLKCQVPTGVGAIYPKWPGRMTCGLHLVDVILREGGKVVAWGSGAVKPSMQWVATLKDLKTDKECYGGGDTLAATVGLTGAAPGRKLTLQWLLTDALGRLLATQTVPVEAGKSEATGTLAVPEPLAQAGVVRAVLLDEGKPLSVQQAQVLLMPTRTARRDWNPMTWTLWGNPAGAYSVDSLHQVASDQCRRMGLDTVQVSSSWLQPEENRSNYEAGFRLMPYGIGGNPLRLPERQGRDGKPGFHDLQEQYVKTHDKQYLVRPVSLEDPAMRAEQAKQIAERVKVLAPFKPMGYCLGDELGTTYYTTPFDFDFSPVSLAAFRQWLQTQYADLAALNREWETQFATWDEVMPMTALEVAKRGNYAPWADHRTYMEFAFADYMKFVRDEVRKTDPEGRIGISGTQAAEAYGGFDWWRLAHTLDFIQAYDHQNTGEMHRSFGMVSLPWWGYASLNPDLSYTMWNRFLNQARGGSFFVYNYMLNPDMTLPKSAADGLSDIRDQQAGLGLLLALCARPPDVLVHYSQASIHAAYICDNDDLFRNNRDGWMRAIDDCGMQADFISYAEIENGKLATFKAAGTRPRVLILPYSQALSAKEVEAIRAFVQAGGVVIADGRPGLMDEHCRTLPQGALDEVFGIASKPDGVEKMLQGDLALRGLKVDDYCASPSLTLTTGKARADIAGKPAYILNQYGKGGAILLNMFLNSYPRRQELGAENVLSAFVHTVFDSIGAESYCEVSVSSGHRVKVRHFVNGAAHYVGFLRDTKPGGCTVSTVQKLGMQVYDARQGKYVGTGRLSFEMTAGEARLLTLLPEQVAAVRVQASATKLAPGAQVQYTVAALGQKTKLPRAFGVEVTDPAGTLRSYYGAQLAATQDVARGSFQLALNDTPGKWQIVATDLATGTKGAASFTVTP; from the coding sequence ATGCGAATGCTCACTGTGTGCACAATCCTGCTGGCCTTGCCGGCGGCGCTCTTCGCCGCGTGTACCGTGCAGCAGCAGACGGTCGGCGGCGAGCCGGTGGTCGTGCTGGACAACGACCTCGTGCGCGTCACCGTGGCCCCGATGCGGGGCGGGCAGATCAGCGACATCGTGCTCAAGGCCACCGGCAAGCACCTGTGTGCCGAGGAGACGGGGCTGTTCGTGGACCGCGTGTGGAACTACGACGACCCGCAGATCTACCAGCAGTGGGAGAAGCTCCCGTATGAGTTCAAGCTCAAGGGCGGCGGCACTGATGCCGCCGTCGAGCTGACGCGCCGCGGCAACGGTGACGTCGCCGGGCGCATGATCGTGCACAAGACCTTCAGCCTCACCGACGGCAGTGCCGCCATCCGGGCCGACTACCGCTTCGAGATCGCCCAGGAGGCCATGACGCCGATGCGCATCGGCATGTGGTTCCACGGCCGCCCCGGGGTGCGCGGGGAGAAGAACACGTTCGTCCTGCCCAGCGACGGGAAGATCCAGGAGATCGCCTACGGCGCCGGGGCCAAGGGCGAGTACTGGTGGTACCAGCCGGAGCGCGGCTGGCTCGCGGCCCGCGGCGAGAGCGGCGACGGCCTGGCCATCTGCATGGAGTACAAGCGCCTCATGCTGTTCTACCAGTGGCTGCATGATGCCATGCCCGGCCTGGAATGGGCCTTCCGCTCCTTCGACATCCAGAACGGCGAGTCGCTCGACACGACGGTGTGGCTGGTGCCGTTCCAGGGGCTGCCCAATGTGACCGGAGCCGCGCCGGAGGTCGTGGGGGCGCTGGAGATCGCGCCGCAAGTGGCAGCCGACGCGAAGGAGGTGCCGTTCAAGGTCACCTTGAGTGGGTCCGGGCCCGCGGAGTGTACGCTGCGGACCTACATCAAGGGGCCAGACGGACAGGAGAGCAAGAGAACCGAAAGCCAGCTCACGCTCAAACCGTTGCCGACCTTCAGTGCCTCGACCGACACCTTCGTCAAGCCTGCGGGCCCGGGCACGTACGTCGTGCGGGCGGTTGTGGAGATCGGCGGCAAGAGCGTGCTCGAGTTCGAGCGGCCCTGCATCGTGAGGCAGGCCACCGGCCAGTACGCGCTGCAGCCGCTGGAGCAGCGCCTGGGGCGCGAGGGCGAGAAGTTCGGGGACAAGATGGCGACCGCCGGCAACGCTCCTCCCGACCTGAAGCTGTCCGGGGAGATCGTCACCCCGCACACGCCCTGGGCCCGGCCGTACGCCAGGGGCAAGACCCGGGCGCTCATCATCAACAGCTACCTCACGGGCCGCGAGACGATCGAGCTGGCCCAGCGTCTCGATCTGGACTACGTCGCGCCGACGGTCGGCTCGTCCTATGAGTTGGGCTACACCATCGGCCTGCTGCCGCGCGAGATCAACCTCAAGCAGTCGCAGGGCTACGTCCGTGCGGCGCTCAAGCAGGACTACGACGTGATCCTCATCGGCGGGCTGACCGGTGCGTTCTTCGACCAGGAGTTGCTGGACGCGATCTTCGCCAAGGTCCGCAACGGCACGGGCCTGGTCTGGGTGCAGCCCAACAAGCTGCCCGCCGAGGCCGAGGCGCTCCTGCCGCTGACGCAGTTCAAGCCGACGAACCTGCCCCAACTGACCTGGAAGAAGACGGCCGACCATGCGCTGACGGCGGGACTGCCGTGGGAAGCGCTGCCGCAAACGGGCTGCTCGGCCTACAAGGCCAACGGCGAGTTGCTGGCGCTGGCCGGAGACCGGCCGCTGCTGGCGGTGCGCGAGGAGGGCAAGGGGCGCATCGTGGGGCTGGGCTACAACACCTCGTGGCAGGGCCCTGGGAGCTACAGCAACGGGATCACCCCGTGGGTGCGCAACGCCACGCAGCAGTTCCCATACTGGGACTACCACTACGGCCTGCTGGCGCGGGCGATGCTCTGGGCGGCACGGCGCGAGCCGGAGCTGCGCGTCAAGGAAGTCAGCGGGCAGTTGCCCGGCGACCCGATCAGCAGCAGCACCGAGGGCGTCATCGGGGTGACGGTGGACAACCCCGGCCCGGCCCGCCAGGTCGAGGCCTGGGTGGGGATCCGCGATGAGTTCGGGCAGGTTGAGGCCCAGAGCACCCTCAAGTGCCAGGTCCCCACAGGCGTCGGGGCGATCTACCCCAAGTGGCCGGGGCGCATGACCTGCGGGCTGCACCTGGTGGACGTCATCCTGCGCGAGGGCGGCAAGGTGGTGGCCTGGGGGAGCGGGGCGGTCAAGCCCTCGATGCAGTGGGTCGCGACACTCAAAGACCTGAAGACGGACAAAGAGTGCTACGGCGGCGGTGACACGCTCGCGGCGACGGTGGGCCTGACCGGCGCGGCCCCGGGGCGCAAGCTGACTCTGCAGTGGTTGCTGACCGACGCTCTCGGGCGTCTCCTGGCCACCCAGACGGTGCCGGTCGAGGCCGGCAAGAGCGAGGCCACGGGCACGCTCGCCGTCCCCGAGCCGCTGGCCCAGGCGGGCGTGGTGCGCGCCGTGCTGCTCGACGAGGGCAAGCCGCTTTCGGTGCAGCAGGCGCAGGTCTTGCTCATGCCCACGCGCACTGCCCGCCGCGACTGGAACCCGATGACGTGGACGCTGTGGGGCAATCCCGCTGGCGCGTACAGCGTGGACTCCCTGCACCAGGTCGCCTCCGACCAGTGCCGCCGGATGGGCCTGGACACCGTGCAGGTCAGCAGCAGCTGGCTCCAGCCCGAGGAGAACCGCTCCAACTACGAGGCCGGCTTCCGGCTCATGCCCTACGGCATTGGCGGCAACCCCCTGCGCCTGCCGGAACGCCAGGGGCGCGACGGCAAGCCGGGCTTCCACGACCTGCAGGAGCAGTACGTCAAGACCCACGACAAGCAGTACCTCGTGCGCCCTGTGTCCCTGGAGGACCCGGCCATGCGCGCGGAGCAGGCCAAGCAGATTGCCGAGCGGGTGAAGGTGCTCGCGCCCTTCAAGCCGATGGGCTACTGCCTGGGCGATGAGCTGGGCACGACGTACTACACCACCCCCTTCGACTTTGACTTCAGCCCCGTCAGCCTCGCCGCCTTCCGCCAGTGGCTGCAGACGCAGTACGCCGACCTGGCGGCCCTGAACCGCGAGTGGGAGACCCAGTTCGCCACCTGGGATGAGGTCATGCCGATGACGGCGCTGGAGGTGGCCAAGCGCGGCAACTACGCCCCCTGGGCCGACCACCGCACCTACATGGAGTTCGCCTTCGCCGACTACATGAAGTTCGTGCGCGACGAAGTGCGCAAGACCGACCCGGAGGGGCGCATCGGCATCTCCGGGACGCAGGCGGCCGAGGCGTATGGCGGCTTCGACTGGTGGCGGCTGGCCCACACGCTGGACTTCATCCAGGCCTACGACCACCAGAACACCGGCGAGATGCACCGTAGCTTCGGGATGGTCAGCCTGCCCTGGTGGGGCTATGCCAGCCTGAACCCCGACCTGTCCTACACGATGTGGAACCGCTTCCTCAACCAGGCGCGGGGCGGCAGCTTCTTCGTCTACAACTATATGCTCAACCCCGACATGACGCTGCCCAAGTCGGCGGCGGACGGCCTGAGCGACATCCGCGACCAGCAGGCCGGGCTGGGGCTGCTGCTGGCCCTCTGTGCCCGCCCGCCCGATGTCCTGGTGCACTACTCGCAGGCCAGCATCCATGCGGCGTACATCTGCGACAATGACGACCTGTTCCGCAACAACCGCGACGGCTGGATGCGGGCGATTGACGACTGCGGCATGCAGGCGGACTTCATCTCGTACGCGGAGATCGAGAACGGGAAGCTGGCCACGTTCAAGGCAGCCGGCACCCGGCCGAGGGTGCTGATCCTGCCGTACTCGCAAGCGCTCTCCGCGAAGGAAGTCGAGGCGATTCGGGCCTTCGTGCAGGCAGGGGGTGTCGTCATCGCCGATGGACGCCCGGGGCTGATGGATGAGCACTGCCGGACGCTGCCGCAGGGCGCGCTGGATGAGGTCTTCGGCATCGCGAGCAAGCCGGATGGCGTGGAGAAGATGCTGCAGGGAGACTTAGCCCTCAGGGGACTGAAGGTGGACGACTACTGCGCCAGCCCGTCGCTGACACTGACCACGGGCAAGGCGCGGGCGGACATCGCCGGTAAGCCAGCCTACATCCTCAACCAGTACGGCAAGGGTGGGGCCATCCTGCTCAACATGTTCCTCAACAGCTACCCGCGCCGGCAGGAATTGGGTGCAGAGAACGTCCTGTCTGCGTTCGTGCACACGGTCTTCGACTCCATCGGGGCAGAATCATACTGCGAGGTCAGCGTATCGAGCGGCCACAGGGTCAAAGTGCGGCACTTCGTGAACGGGGCGGCGCACTACGTTGGCTTCTTGCGGGACACGAAGCCCGGCGGGTGCACCGTAAGCACGGTGCAGAAGCTCGGGATGCAGGTCTATGATGCTCGCCAGGGCAAGTACGTGGGAACGGGCCGGCTCAGCTTCGAGATGACCGCCGGCGAGGCGCGGCTGCTGACGCTGCTGCCCGAGCAGGTAGCCGCGGTGCGGGTGCAGGCGTCAGCGACGAAGCTGGCCCCCGGGGCGCAGGTGCAGTACACCGTGGCAGCGCTCGGCCAGAAGACGAAGCTGCCCCGCGCCTTCGGCGTCGAGGTCACCGACCCGGCGGGGACGCTACGGAGCTACTACGGCGCGCAACTGGCGGCGACGCAGGATGTCGCGCGGGGGAGCTTCCAGCTCGCGCTCAACGACACGCCCGGCAAGTGGCAGATCGTGGCGACCGACCTGGCGACGGGAACGAAGGGCGCGGCGTCATTCACGGTGACGCCGTAA
- a CDS encoding response regulator produces the protein MRDVAPDEPQLPRSVCSPAAAAARYQPDLPTHLTSLLDVLETELGQLVGSVGADAAGVHLVEDDVAPPLRLCAQQGLSTQEERQAALAPLEGSLVGHCVCSRTSVTRCADDADEPAAAVWESSHHVFAAEPLRADDVVLGALWCFSRQGRLAPGADVVLGLVAHHIAELVLRHFLLQQVTTERREYEQLADHLRDTIWTLELEPEQRTVLVSGGVVGLTGYTPQDFADRPELWGEIIYPDDRPQALTEWRRAIADGDSELHQRVRIVRQDGEIRWAHTRGHIVREGDALRFYGLTTDVTDHVRLEEKVRRADRLSAVGMLAGGIAHEYNNLHFAILGTLDLLLMRDDLDAGTRQHINRVREAAERASEITTKLVAFARGGSGGREDLDVSELVDSALTLVEREFSTMGIQVEIMQSPLPLRVHGNRAELGQALINLVINAQQAMHDRPTKRLTIATGLDDDGRIFISVADTGHGVAPENLPRLFDPFFTTKGAAGSWLEGRAAADAFLPGRGLGLSVAQTIVHEHGGDIEVESEVGCGTKFTVYLPAPGLSETLPVADKPFRRPESGRILIADDEEPVREVCRELLERLGYEVAEAAGGAEALQLLIGSPFDLVLVDLQMPDMEGLELIRRINAIPADRRPAKLIITGNIDEVPPETCADLGISGLLQKRANLSELVSKVQLALAARQP, from the coding sequence ATGCGCGATGTCGCCCCCGACGAGCCGCAACTCCCCCGCTCTGTCTGCAGCCCGGCAGCAGCCGCTGCGCGGTACCAGCCCGACCTGCCGACGCACCTGACCTCGCTGCTGGACGTGCTGGAGACCGAGTTGGGGCAGCTGGTGGGGTCTGTGGGGGCCGATGCGGCCGGAGTACACCTGGTTGAGGACGATGTGGCCCCGCCGTTGCGCCTGTGCGCGCAGCAGGGCCTGTCTACCCAGGAAGAGCGCCAGGCAGCCCTGGCCCCCCTCGAAGGCAGTCTCGTCGGCCACTGTGTGTGTAGCCGGACGTCCGTCACGCGGTGCGCCGACGATGCCGACGAGCCGGCCGCTGCCGTGTGGGAGAGCAGCCACCACGTCTTTGCCGCCGAGCCCCTGCGTGCGGATGATGTGGTGCTGGGAGCGCTGTGGTGTTTCTCGCGGCAGGGGCGACTGGCCCCCGGGGCCGACGTCGTGCTGGGGCTGGTGGCCCATCACATCGCCGAACTCGTCCTGCGACACTTCCTGCTCCAGCAGGTCACCACCGAGCGCCGCGAATATGAGCAGCTTGCCGACCACCTGCGCGACACCATCTGGACGCTGGAGCTGGAGCCGGAGCAGCGCACGGTGCTGGTCTCGGGCGGCGTGGTCGGCCTGACCGGCTACACCCCGCAGGACTTCGCTGACAGGCCGGAGTTGTGGGGCGAGATCATCTACCCCGATGACCGGCCCCAGGCACTCACCGAGTGGCGGCGCGCCATCGCCGACGGCGATTCCGAGCTGCACCAGCGGGTGCGCATCGTGCGCCAGGACGGCGAGATCCGCTGGGCCCACACCCGCGGGCACATCGTGCGCGAGGGTGACGCGCTGCGGTTCTACGGTCTGACCACGGACGTGACCGACCACGTGCGGCTGGAGGAGAAGGTGCGGCGGGCCGACCGGCTCTCCGCCGTGGGGATGCTCGCGGGCGGCATCGCCCATGAGTACAACAACCTGCACTTCGCGATCCTGGGCACGCTGGACCTGCTGCTGATGCGGGACGACCTGGATGCAGGGACGCGCCAGCACATCAACCGCGTCCGCGAGGCTGCCGAGCGTGCCTCGGAGATCACCACCAAGCTCGTCGCCTTCGCCCGGGGGGGCAGTGGCGGGCGTGAGGACCTCGACGTGTCCGAACTGGTGGACTCCGCGCTCACCCTGGTCGAGCGCGAGTTCAGCACCATGGGCATTCAGGTCGAGATCATGCAGTCGCCGCTGCCGCTGCGCGTGCACGGCAACCGCGCGGAGTTGGGCCAAGCACTTATCAACCTGGTCATCAACGCCCAGCAAGCCATGCACGACCGCCCCACCAAGCGCCTGACGATCGCTACCGGCCTGGACGACGATGGGCGCATCTTCATCAGCGTCGCGGACACCGGCCACGGCGTGGCCCCCGAGAACCTCCCCCGGCTGTTCGATCCCTTCTTCACCACCAAGGGCGCCGCCGGGTCGTGGCTGGAGGGGCGCGCCGCTGCGGACGCCTTCCTGCCCGGGCGCGGCCTGGGTCTGAGCGTGGCTCAGACCATCGTCCACGAGCACGGCGGGGACATCGAGGTGGAGAGCGAGGTCGGCTGCGGCACCAAGTTCACGGTCTACCTGCCGGCGCCGGGCCTGTCGGAGACCCTCCCCGTCGCCGACAAGCCCTTCCGGCGGCCCGAGAGCGGGCGCATCCTCATCGCCGATGACGAGGAGCCGGTACGGGAAGTGTGTCGGGAGTTGCTCGAGCGCCTTGGCTACGAGGTGGCCGAGGCGGCCGGCGGCGCCGAGGCGCTGCAGCTGCTGATCGGCAGCCCCTTTGACCTGGTGCTGGTGGACCTGCAGATGCCGGACATGGAGGGGCTGGAGCTGATCCGGCGCATCAACGCGATCCCGGCCGACCGGCGGCCCGCCAAGCTCATCATCACCGGGAACATTGACGAGGTCCCCCCGGAGACCTGCGCCGACCTGGGCATCTCCGGCCTGCTGCAAAAGCGCGCCAATCTCAGTGAGCTGGTCAGCAAGGTGCAACTGGCGCTCGCGGCCCGGCAGCCCTAG